From Miscanthus floridulus cultivar M001 chromosome 15, ASM1932011v1, whole genome shotgun sequence, the proteins below share one genomic window:
- the LOC136508077 gene encoding amino acid permease 3-like — MAVHNGVNKHAVARTPMEVSVEAGNVGEATWLDDDGRPRRTGTFWTASSHIITAVIGSGVLSLAWAIAQLGWVAGPAAMLLFAFVTYYTATLLVECYRTGDPETGKRNYTYMDAVRSNLGGAKVTFCGVIQYANLVGVAIGYTIASSISMKAIRRAGCFHDNGHAHPCNSSSTPYMILFGAAQILFSQIPDFDQIWWLSIVAAVMSFTYSSIGLSLGIAQTVANGGFNGSLTGISIGADVTSTQKVWHSLQAFGDIAFAYSFSNILIEIQDTIKAPPPSESKVMQKATRLSVATTTIFYMLCGCMG; from the exons ATGGCCGTGCACAACGGAGTGAACAAGCACGCGGTGGCGCGAACGCCAATGGAGGTCTCCGTGGAGGCCGGCAACGTCGGGGAGGCCACGTGGCTGGACGACGACGGCCGGCCCCGCCGCACCGGCACGTTCTGGACGGCCAGCTCGCACATCATCACCGCCGTCATCGGTTCGGGCGTCCTCTCCCTCGCCTGGGCCATCGCGCAGCTCGGCTGGGTGGCCGGCCCCGCCGCCATGCTCCTCTTCGCCTTCGTCACCTACTACACCGCCACGCTGCTCGTCGAGTGCTACCGCACGGGCGACCCAGAGACGGGCAAGCGCAACTACACGTACATGGACGCCGTGCGCTCCAACCTCGGCGGTGCCAAAGTCACTTTCTGCGGCGTCATCCAGTACGCCAACCTTGTCGGCGTCGCCATCGGGTACACCATCGCGTCGTCCATCAGCATGAAGGCCATCAGGAGGGCGGGATGCTTCCATGACAATGGGCACGCTCATCCGTGCAACAGCTCGAGCACGCCGTACATGATCCTCTTCGGCGCTGCACAGATCCTGTTCTCACAGATACCGGACTTTGATCAGATTTGGTGGCTGTCCATTGTCGCCGCCGTCATGTCCTTCACCTACTCCAGCATCGGATTGTCTCTCGGCATCGCACAAACTGTTG CAAACGGCGGGTTCAACGGCAGCCTCACCGGCATCAGCATCGGCGCCGACGTCACCTCCACGCAGAAAGTCTGGCACAGCCTGCAGGCATTCGGCGACATCGCCTTCGCCTACTCCTTCTCAAACATCCTCATCGAGATCCAA GACACGATCAAGGCCCCGCCACCGTCGGAGTCGAAGGTGATGCAGAAGGCGACGCGCCTCAGCGTGGCGACCACGACCATCTTCTACATGCTGTGCGGGTGCATGGGGTAA
- the LOC136507334 gene encoding protein FAR1-RELATED SEQUENCE 1-like, whose protein sequence is MAPPSLPRLESPLPAEQMDQQLAIVVASGGDLIALSPAPATFAGATPPDPNILDVFIPRVRQTFETKKEAYQFYYDYARLAGFSVRVKRTSKETAGWVCNQEGFLKIDKENNEPQIEKTSERVGYPAYAKVKQDKKANQWYFDHVEEAHNHKLHPSPRMVRNAEQASEERDADLEKLFQFFRECKTSNEYFYFDVDFDPKTKVLRSIFWSHASQRVECKDFGDVITFHTTHKTNRKNMPLGMFVGANNNLKNFEEEWNKLVQECEIDDNPAINALWEKRKSWIATYFKGMYYGKMTSTQRSESQNRAKVIRTCKSRFDEQLSRVYMRAVYQENTKEYANSTAFLIEPNPHPDVRNGYLVRHEKGAGSFCWAQHAFKVVADKETGVYECECKQWEHTWLFCMHIIRAFTHLQVQSIPKKYIFKRYMCDARSLVPWDRHDVVQNVDAATSTLDCSAAIVETNENQAEINLDPTSTNFLAGISLVEPPVSRTRQKIWQGKSMC, encoded by the exons ATGGCCCCGCCGTCACTACCCCGACTTGAATCGCCACTTCCAGCAGAGCAGATGGATCAGCAGCTGGCAATTGTTGTCGCGAGCGGTGGAGATCTGATCGCATTGTCTCCTGCGCCAGCTACATTTGCGGGCGCAACTCCTCCG GATCCAAACATACTAGATGTATTTATCCCAAGGGTGAGGCAGACATTCGAGACAAAGAAAGAAGCCTACCAATTTTACTATGATTATGCAAGACTGGCCGGGTTCAGTGTGAGGGTGAAGAGAACTAGCAAGGAGACTGCAGGCTGGGTTTGCAACCAAGAGGGGTTTCTGAAAATAGATAAAGAGAATAACGAACCACAGATTGAAAAGACATCAGAGAGAGTCGGCTACCCTGCATATGCTAAGGTAAAGCAAGATAAGAAAGCCAACCAATGGTACTTCGACCATGTTGAGGAAGCACACAATCACAAGTTGCACCCGTCACCCAGGATGGTCAG GAATGCTGAGCAAGCAAGCGAGGAAAGGGATGCTGATCTGGAGAAACTTTTTCAGTTTTTTAGAGAATGCAAGACAAGCAATGAGTACTTTTACTTTGATGTGGATTTTGATCCAAAAACAAAGGTTCTTAGGAGCATATTCTGGAGCCACGCTAGTCAAAGAGTTGAATGCAAGGACTTTGGTGATGTGATCACCTTTCACACGACCCACAAAACAAACAGAAAAAACATGCCGCTAGGCATGTTTGTGGGGGCCAATAACAACCTGAAGAAT TTTGAGGAGGAGTGGAACAAGCTGGTACAAGAGTGTGAGATAGATGATAACCCAGCAATAAATGCACTCTGGGAAAAGAGGAAGAGCTGGATTGCAACATACTTCAAGGGGATGTACTATGGCAAAATGACATCCACGCAGAGATCAGAAAGCCAGAACAGG GCTAAGGTCATCCGAACTTGCAAATCAAGGTTTGATGAGCAGCTCAGCAGGGTGTACATGAGAGCTGTGTACCAGGAAAACACAAAGGAATATGCTAACAGCACAGCATTTCTCATAGAACCTAATCCTCATCCAGATGTCAGGAACGGTTATTTGGTGAGGCATGAGAAGGGCGCGGGGAGCTTCTGTTGGGCGCAACATGCATTTAAAGTGGTGGCTGACAAGGAAACAGGAGTGTATGAATGCGAATGCAAGCAGTGGGAGCACACAT GGTTGTTCTGCATGCACATCATAAGGGCATTCACCCACCTGCAGGTGCAGAGCATACCAAAAAAGTATATTTTCAAACGATACATGTGTGATGCAAGATCTCTAGTTCCATGGGACAGACATGATGTTGTGCAG AATGTTGATGCTGCTACATCGACGCTGGATTGTAGTGCAGCTATTGTGGAGACAAATGAAAATCAGGCTGAGATCAACCTTGATCCAACCTCTACAAACTTCCTTGCTGGTATATCACTGGTTGAGCCACCAGTGTCACGCACAAGGCAGAAAATCTGGCAAGGAAAGTCAATGTGCTGA